The Oncorhynchus nerka isolate Pitt River linkage group LG15, Oner_Uvic_2.0, whole genome shotgun sequence genome contains the following window.
ttataaaaaAAAtcctgagaatgctgttcattgactacagcttagcgttcaacaccatagtgcccataaagctcatcactaaactaaggattctggaactaaacacctccctctgcaactggatcctggacttcctgacgggctgcccccaggtgataagggtaggcaacaacacatctgccacgctgatcctcaacactggggcccctcaagggtgcgtgcttagtcccacCCTGtactctgttcacccatgactgtgtggccaaacacgactccaacacaatcattaacTTTGCTAAcgccacaacagtggtaggcctgatccccgacaatgatgagactgacctcctccctataggatgagacctggcagtgtggtgccagtacaacaacctctccctcaatgtgagcaagacaaaggagctgatcatggactacaggaaaaggtgggccaaacacacccccattaacatcgatgggtctgtagtggagcgggtcgagagtttcaagttccttggtgtccacatcaccaataaactatcattgttcaaacacaccaagacagtcgtgaagagggcatgacaccgtttctccctcaggagactgaaaagatttggcatgggtccccagatccaatttctgaatgtttttttaaacacgcatgatagctgtacttttagtttatggttTAGGCAGCCTGTTAGCCATATTGATGTTTCTCAATGAGTTCAAAGCATGTGAATGCATCCAACTGGTATTTACGACTTTACAACTAGTAAATTCCCACCTCCCACTTGGTTACGAATGCAGCATAATTACTAGTTGGAGGGCTCGTCTAGTGGATTTTTACCAGTCGTATGTGGTAAattcccacttggttatgaatgcAGAATTATTCAGATTTCCTATGTCAAGGCTAGATTTTAAAAAATCTGCTAAATATTTACTGCCAGTGAGGTTATAACACAAGCCAAATTAGTAATATTCAAATAGTTTAACACAATAAAGCTCAAACTAATTTAATCAACTTTTTATCATAAATGATGCAATGAACAAATAAAGAGCttgcatctgctaaatgactaaaatgtacacAAACCAAGTTAACCCTTTCAATACACATAAAATGCTGAAACAACTGTAGAGTTCATTCTCTATGACATAACAGGCACTCATAGCTGTAGAGAAAAAACTCACAGGACATCCAATTTATACAAATGCTGGTTTTTGGCTGCTAGAATGATTTTTGGAAAAGCATCCATATTTCACTGAGATCTCTCCCATCTCCTGGACTGTAGTATTCAGGTGTGGATAAGAGCTGGTGCAGTCCTCCTGCTCAGGGATCTCTCATGGAAAGACCCTGGGCTATGTATTGTTCCTGTCAGTCTGCACGTCACAGTCGTAGGTGTGGCATTGGCATGGTGACATCACGGAAAAAACGATGGACGAGGGCATTTTTGGCAGATATCCTCTTGTTTGGGTCATAGCTCAGCATTTGCTGGAAAAATAAGAAGAACAAATACGTCATAAAAAGGGACATATCGATTACGTGTCATAGGCCTATGTGAAAACAAAAAGAAGCTCTGAGCACAAATTTCAATTAATTatattttattaactctattAATAAAAGGGAAGAAAACGACCGTAAACTCTGTCAGAGAGAACTTCTGGATTTATACTTTTAGGCATCCTACAGCCGTAAGGCCTTAAGGAGGATTTTGATATGAGGGTCATGTTGTATTTCCCATTGTCATCATCTtagcttcacacacacaccctggtatTAGGGTGTCCTGTATTCATGGTGCCCCTAGTGGCCCGATACTTCCGGCAGGTTACCTTAACCTAGTTATTTTATTAGATTTCCCCTGGTTCTACATTTGTATATAgtgttgtatatacagtatattccttTTGCAGCAGTCTTTCGGCTTTCTTTGAGAGACTGGGTTCCTTATAACAACACCACATTCCCTGTATTTTGTTCTAGTAGAAATAAATCTATATcatgttctgttctatcctgtatTTCTATCTGATATTATGACATCTGTGGTAATCTAAAGtacccaaaagggccactagGTGTCTGCAATTACCTCTGGCTCGCAGTGTGACCTCATCTGTCCTGCTGTTGTTTGTTGAGACATGCTCTAATCAAGGGAGACTGACCAAAAGCTCAGCTATAATTAAAATACATTTGCATCTGACTGAAACCTTTTTCCTGTTCCTCCAGTTTTGCCTCCAGCACTTTCACAAATCAGCTTTGGATGTGCAGTAGAGCCTGCCTATTATTAACCTTATTGGTACCAGCCTAATACCAAAACATAATTAAAAAGTGGTCAATGTTGTTAGAGTTCTAACcctgggcctcctgagtggctcagcggtctaaggcgggACAGGCACCTGCAGGCTGGCCACGGTCGTCaattgaacagtgtttcctccaacacattggtgtggctgggttccgggttaagcgggtggGTGTTAAGAAGCACGGTCTGGCAgttcatgtttcggaggatgcatgactcaaccgtcgcctcccgagcccgttggggagttgcagcgatgagacgtgaaaaagggggtaaaatacaaaaataaatatatatttaataaaaGGGTTCTCACCCTGAGCAGCTCTCTCCCGTCCTCGTCCAGTGGGGGAACCACTTTGGACAGCTCCTGTCGGGCCCACTTGGGGAAGGAGGGCTTGTAGTCAGGCATGGAAGTGACCCCTGGCCAAGCCACCTCATCCGGTGTGCCCAGGGTACGGAAGATCCGGAACAGCTGATCGATCTCTGAGTCGCCTGGAAACAAGGCCCTCCTGGTTATCTGAAGAAAGAATTGGAAGGTTTGGACATGAAGTGAGACCTTGCTTTATAAACGTTAAAGCTACAAAATAGTATAGCCAGAGAATACATTTACCATTTCAGCAAAGATACAGCCCAAACTCCAGATGTCAACCGCTGTGGAGTAGTATTTGCAGCCCAAAAGAATTTCTGGAGCTCGGTACCATAGAGTTACCACCTGAGAAATGCTAAAATGTTAGTTTCCCCATCATGGGTTCAGAAATAATTTGAGGTGCTTACAGAAGCATAACACCCATGTAAGACCCATGTTGCTAGCCATTGGCCAACTAAAAACCGCACAGCAAATTACAGTGTGGTGTATGTATGCTTCACCTCATGAGTGTAGGTGCGGACAGGCACCCCAAAGGCCCTAGCCAGGCCGAAGTCAgccagcttgatctccccctggGCGTTAATGAGAAGGTTCTGGGGCTTCAGGTCCCGATGGAGAACCCTGTGGGAGTGACAGAAGGCCAGGCCCTGCAGCAGCTGGAACAGGtaactctgcacacacacacacacaaaacagacaCACCTAATTAGCTTAAGAGACACAGTCAGACAACCTCGTAGGTTTCCATATTGTTTTCATTTAAAAATGTGACAAAATATATGTAGCACTGACAGACATTATAAATTCACTTATTTATAAGCCTCACACCCCAAGTCTGAACACGTTGGATGTGCAGTCTGTGCATACCTTGACAAGTGGCAGAGAGATACCAGAGACAGAGGAGTCCATGAACTTCTTAAGGTCCTGATGAAGGAACTCAAAAACCAGGTACAGTTTGTTCTCTGTGTGGATGACATCACAGAGCCTGTCGGTGTGAAAATACATAGAGATGTCAATGTAAGCCCAATTTAACAGAGACAGTTGATGTTTAACATAATAAGTAGCTCAATTGTACATACTTGACAATATTTGGGTGGCTGAGCTCTTTGAGGAGCGATATCTCTCTGATGGCAGTGCTTGGTACTCCCTCTGTTTCCCTAAGAAAAATACATATAGCTACGACAGTCACACAATATCATCCCTTTACTCACAcagacactagctaggtttctatccaattggtgacagatttatgtgaatattctaaaatccacATAAAAAttatatgcacattttcccaccagtgatgtgtttccatcaaaatAACTTGCAAATAAAAAGGCTGTGCATcatgacatagtgcacataaaTACTTTTTGATGTTCAATTCcagaataaaaaaaatacaaattaaatgggtttccatcgcaatttcaactctactgatggttttctcacAAATATGTTGTGTTATATAGTCTGGTATTGGCACTTGCGCTGATGGCTAGAGCGCATGTACAGCCTACATGAAaatattattatggacaaaagagcgaGACTATTTGTCAAATGGCATCAAGCATCGATTATCATGTCACCAGAACAGGACCATTAATATtgattggaaaggagcatcaagctcatcaccttgcactttcaccgccttgtgaagttcatcataattgattatatctgtagcctaataaactgcatcctTTCCCAACAAGTTGTAGTGGAAGGACCACATGTCATtgtgtgactccaagtttactttgatataattaagcaataaggccgaAGGAGGTGTGGTATGGAGGTGCGGTATATGGCACCAACttacttcaccatagggatgatgccaggtttcctccaggtgtgatgcttggcattcaggccagagttcaatcttgtttctcatggtcagagtcctttaggtgtcttttggcaaactccaagcgagctgtcatgtgccttttactgaggagtggctttcgtctggccactctaccataaaagcctgattggtggagtgctgcagagatggttgtccttctggaagattctcccaccTCCACAataaactctagagctctgtcagagtgaccaagttctcccccgattgttcagtttggccgggcggccagctctaggaagagtcttggtggttccaagcgTATTCCACTTAAGAATtatggaggacactgtgttcttggggaccatcaatgctgcagaaacgttttggtacccttccccagatctgtgcctcgagaaAATCCTATCtagaagctctacggacaattccttcgacctcgcggcttggtttttgctctgacatgcactgtcaactgtgggaccttatatagacaggtctgtgccattccaaatcatgtccaatcaattgaatttacaacaggtggaccccaatcaagttgtagaaacatcaaggatgataaatggaaacaggatgcaccggagatcaatttcaagtctcatagcaaacagTCTGAATAGCAAAGCATcagtttacattttttaaataaatttgcaaatacctgttttcactttgtcattatggggttgtaacataacaaaatgtggaaaattaaatcaaatgcactgtataatagATGtgtacacaaaagtatgtggacaccccttcaaactaGCGGactcagctatttcagccacacacgttcctgacaggtgtataaaatcgagcacacagccatgcaatctatatagacaaacattgtcagtataatggccttactgaagagttcagtgacttaAATGTGGCACCGTtacaggatgccacctttccaacaagtcaatatATCACATTTCTACCCCGGGcaactgtaagtgatgttattgtgaagtggaaactagaggtcggccgattaggATTTTTCAgcgccaataccgattattggaggaccaaaaacctcgataccgattaatctgactattttttatttttggggggtaataatgacaattacgacaatattgaatgaacacttattttaacttaatataatacatcaataaaatcaatttagcctcaagtaaataatgaaacatgttcaatttggtttaaataatgcaaaaacaaagtgttggagaagaaagtaaaagtgccatgtaagaaagctaacgtttcagttccttgctcagaacatgagaacatatgaaagctggtagttccttttaacatgagtcttcaatattcccaggtaagaagttttaggttgtagttatgataggaattataggactatttccctctataccatttgtatttcattaacctttgactattggatgttcttataggcactttcgtattgccagtgtaacagtataccttccgtccctctcctcgctccttcctaggctcgaaccagcaacacaacaacaacagccaccatcgaagcagcggtacccatgcagagcaaggggaacaactactagaaggctcaaagcgagtgacgtttgaaacgctattagcgcgcgctaactagctagccatttcacttcataaacagtgcaatgcttgacctgcaacgaagagctgctggcaaaacgcacaaaagtgctgtttgggGGGATAGGAGGGACGCCATGTGCGACTGACGTGTTTTCCGTTTGCTCCCGTGGTATTCTTAAAGTTTATGTGAATTTTGCAGCAGAAccatatttattttcaaatattaATTTGGTGATCCCTTTCCGTAAAAACCAAGACTACTTTGCTTCCGAATGTCAGCATGTCGACCAAACATAAGGCCAAAAGCATGACTGAGAAAACCCGGCCTACAAGACCCGCTCTCATCACCGCcctctcctgagtctgagggCCCGGGGACGCACACTTTACCCGGGGGTGCGGCTTGGCCTGGCGGCGCTGAAATGAACATTCTCGAGGCCATCAAACTACTACGCTCTGAAATAGTTGAAATGAAAACACAGATGGTTGCTACGATTGAGGCCAGAATACAGGAGGTTTCTGATACTTTAAAAGCAGATTTAACCATCCTGCGGAACGAGACTGTGCCAGCAATCACATTACTCAAAACAACAGCTGCGTCACTCACTACAACGATTGCAGCACTGGAGACCTCCGCCACTAATGTCTCCGACTTAACTACATCCCTGGAGGCTGAAGTTAAACACCTAGCTGCGGATTTGAAAAAGGTGAAGGAGAGCTGTGTGAGCTTAGAGGGATTCTCCCGCCGCAATAATCGGAGACTTGTATCGGTCCCAGAGTCAGCGGAAATGCATCGCGCCACAGATTTTGTTTCAGGGCTGCTGAAGGATGTTCTTGCCTTAGATGAAAAGCCCCTGATTGATCGAGCCCACCGGTCGCTGCGCCCAAAGCCCCGGGATGGGGAGAGGCCCCGTGACATAATTCTTCGAGTGCACTTTTTTCAGGAGAAGATGGAGATCCTCCGACGAGCCCGCAATACCACTCTGAGCTTTCAAGGACAGAGCTTCTCCATCTACCAGGACTACTCCCCCACTGTTTCCAGGCAGCGTGCAGCTTTCGGACAGGCCAAACGAGTACTTCGGGACCATCCAAGTGTGAAGTATGGACTGCGATTCCCGGCCCGTTTATCTcatgagggtaaagactacacatTTGAATCTCCGGATGAGGCTATGGCTCACATTCAACGTCACATCAAAAAGTTTTGAACATGCTCACAGTTCAGCAACTGTTGCTTGCGAACTGTGGATAGTAAGTAACCCACCTGTGGTACAATTATGTTTAGATATAACAGGCCAGGTTGAATTGTTCAGTTCTAATGTTTTCATTCTGTCTTTTTAGTTGTTTTTTCTGTACTTTTTCCAAACATCTACCACCGTACATTATTACTCTGGGACAAGTTATTCTGGGGGTTTTGGGCGCTCATTGCTTTTGGGCGCTCATTGCTTTTCCATTCTATCCTCTAATGACAGGGTATGAATAACGGGAATGCCCAGAGGGGCCGAAATAATGCGATCAAGTACATTTCATGGAACACCAAAGGGGTTAATAACCCAATGAAGCGTAAGAGGGTGTTGACACATTTAAAGGGTTTGAATGCAAATATTGCATTTCTACAAGAGACTCACTTGAGGACTGGTGAGCATTTTAGGATgcgtaaggactgggttggtcaaGTGTTCCACTCAAACTTTCATAGTAAATCAAGAAGTGCTGCTATTCTGGTTGATAAAGCTACTCCCTTTGTAGCTTCTGAGGTTATTGCTAATCCTAAGGGACGATACGTCATTGTAACCGGTGAACTGTTTTCTACCCCTCTTGTTTTGGCTAgtgtttatgctcccaattggGATGACAAAAGTTTCATTTCATCCTTTCTGTCTGCTATTCCCAATTTAGATTCTCATTTGTTGATTTTAGGGGGGGATTTCAACTGTAAATGTCCCCAGTTCTTGACAAGTCCTCACAAACAAATACAGGCCCATCTAAATGTGCCCTACTGATTCAATCCTCCTGGCGTTTCCTACATCCTACAGATAGACAGTATTCCTTTTATTCTCAT
Protein-coding sequences here:
- the LOC115143073 gene encoding cyclin-dependent kinase 2-like isoform X1; translation: MELFQKVEKIGEGTYGVVYKAKNKVTGETVALKKIRLDTETEGVPSTAIREISLLKELSHPNIVKLCDVIHTENKLYLVFEFLHQDLKKFMDSSVSGISLPLVKSYLFQLLQGLAFCHSHRVLHRDLKPQNLLINAQGEIKLADFGLARAFGVPVRTYTHEVVTLWYRAPEILLGCKYYSTAVDIWSLGCIFAEMITRRALFPGDSEIDQLFRIFRTLGTPDEVAWPGVTSMPDYKPSFPKWARQELSKVVPPLDEDGRELLRQMLSYDPNKRISAKNALVHRFFRDVTMPMPHLRL
- the LOC115143073 gene encoding cyclin-dependent kinase 2-like isoform X2, with protein sequence MELFQKVEKIGEGTYGVVYKAKNKVTGETVALKKIRLDTLCDVIHTENKLYLVFEFLHQDLKKFMDSSVSGISLPLVKSYLFQLLQGLAFCHSHRVLHRDLKPQNLLINAQGEIKLADFGLARAFGVPVRTYTHEVVTLWYRAPEILLGCKYYSTAVDIWSLGCIFAEMITRRALFPGDSEIDQLFRIFRTLGTPDEVAWPGVTSMPDYKPSFPKWARQELSKVVPPLDEDGRELLRQMLSYDPNKRISAKNALVHRFFRDVTMPMPHLRL
- the LOC115143073 gene encoding cyclin-dependent kinase 2-like isoform X3 produces the protein MVKETEGVPSTAIREISLLKELSHPNIVKLCDVIHTENKLYLVFEFLHQDLKKFMDSSVSGISLPLVKSYLFQLLQGLAFCHSHRVLHRDLKPQNLLINAQGEIKLADFGLARAFGVPVRTYTHEVVTLWYRAPEILLGCKYYSTAVDIWSLGCIFAEMITRRALFPGDSEIDQLFRIFRTLGTPDEVAWPGVTSMPDYKPSFPKWARQELSKVVPPLDEDGRELLRQMLSYDPNKRISAKNALVHRFFRDVTMPMPHLRL